The Streptomyces sp. NBC_01197 genome window below encodes:
- a CDS encoding RDD family protein — MSFGDPNPNNPYGQPQGQPQGQPQQPPQPGYGYPQQAPQGVPQQPGYGYPQAPPVQQAYGGGYPQQPGYGGRPPYAGWWSRFAALLIDGVCIAVPYGILIGIGSAMGGSVGSAIAVLGVVVGIGLGLFKIYKEGTTGQFLGKKAVGISLLREADGQTLGFGMAFVRYLAHFVDSIACYLGWLWPAWDAKKQTFADKICSTVVVKVG, encoded by the coding sequence ATGAGCTTCGGCGACCCGAACCCGAACAACCCCTACGGCCAGCCGCAGGGGCAGCCGCAGGGCCAGCCCCAGCAGCCGCCGCAGCCGGGTTACGGATACCCGCAGCAGGCCCCGCAGGGCGTGCCGCAGCAGCCGGGCTACGGATACCCGCAGGCCCCGCCGGTCCAGCAGGCCTACGGCGGGGGCTACCCGCAGCAGCCCGGTTACGGCGGCCGGCCCCCGTACGCGGGCTGGTGGAGCCGGTTCGCCGCCCTCCTGATCGACGGCGTGTGCATCGCCGTCCCGTACGGCATCCTCATCGGCATCGGCAGCGCCATGGGCGGCAGCGTGGGCTCGGCCATCGCCGTGCTCGGCGTCGTCGTCGGCATCGGGCTCGGCCTCTTCAAGATCTACAAGGAGGGCACCACGGGCCAGTTCCTCGGCAAGAAGGCCGTCGGTATCAGCCTGCTGCGCGAGGCCGACGGCCAGACCCTGGGCTTCGGTATGGCGTTCGTCCGCTACCTCGCCCACTTCGTGGACAGCATCGCCTGCTACCTGGGCTGGCTGTGGCCGGCGTGGGACGCCAAGAAGCAGACGTTCGCGGACAAGATCTGCTCGACCGTGGTCGTCAAGGTCGGCTGA
- the purN gene encoding phosphoribosylglycinamide formyltransferase, protein MRSIRTTAQVVSRKGPAVASPSSPARLVVLVSGSGTNLQALLDAIAGDPVAYGAEIIAVGADRDGIAGLDRARDAGLPTFVCKVKEYADRAAWDAALAEATAAYAPDLVVSAGFMKILGKQFLAAFGGRTVNTHPALLPAFPGAHGVRDALAYGVRVTGCTVHFVDDGVDTGPIIAQGVVEIREQDDESALHERIKEVERKLLVDVVGRLARNGYRIEGRKVQVGAHREHGHR, encoded by the coding sequence ATGCGTTCTATTCGTACGACCGCACAAGTCGTATCCAGAAAGGGCCCCGCTGTGGCCTCCCCGTCCTCTCCCGCCCGCCTGGTCGTGCTGGTCTCCGGTTCCGGAACCAATCTGCAGGCCCTGCTCGACGCGATCGCCGGTGATCCGGTCGCCTACGGAGCCGAAATCATCGCGGTCGGCGCTGACCGCGACGGCATCGCCGGACTCGACCGCGCCCGCGACGCGGGGCTGCCGACCTTCGTCTGCAAGGTGAAGGAGTACGCGGACCGCGCCGCGTGGGACGCGGCGCTGGCCGAGGCCACCGCCGCCTACGCACCCGACCTGGTCGTGTCGGCCGGTTTCATGAAGATCCTGGGGAAGCAGTTCCTCGCGGCCTTCGGCGGCCGGACCGTCAATACGCATCCGGCGCTGCTGCCCGCGTTCCCCGGCGCCCACGGAGTGCGCGACGCGCTCGCGTACGGGGTCAGGGTCACCGGCTGCACCGTCCACTTCGTCGACGACGGCGTCGACACCGGACCGATCATCGCGCAGGGTGTGGTCGAGATCCGGGAGCAGGACGACGAAAGCGCTCTTCACGAGCGCATCAAGGAAGTCGAGCGGAAGCTGCTCGTCGATGTCGTGGGGCGTCTGGCCCGTAACGGCTACCGCATTGAGGGACGAAAGGTTCAGGTCGGTGCACACCGAGAACACGGACACCGTTAA
- the purH gene encoding bifunctional phosphoribosylaminoimidazolecarboxamide formyltransferase/IMP cyclohydrolase, with protein MSWGVWPVTATALRDERFRSVHTENTDTVKPIRRALVSVYDKSGLEELALGLHEAGVTLVSTGSTAAKIAAAGVPVTKVEELTGFPECLDGRVKTLHPRVHAGILADLRLEDHRRQLAELEVEPFDLVVVNLYPFTETVASGATPDECVEQIDIGGPSMVRAAAKNHPSVAVVTSPERYTDVLTAVRGGGFDLTARKRLAAEAFRHTAAYDVAVAGWFADDYAAADDSGFPEFLGATYQRGNVLRYGENPHQGAALYVSGTGGLAQAEQLHGKEMSYNNYTDTDAARRAAYDHTEPCVAIIKHANPCGIAIGADLAEAHRKAHACDPVSAYGGVIAVNRPVTVALAEQIAPIFTEVVVAPAYEDGAVDVLARKKNIRVLRCPDAPSAAAEVKQIDGGALLQVADRLQAEGDDPANWTLASGDALDAAGLAELSFAWKACRAVKSNAILLAKDGASVGVGMGQVNRVDSAKLAVERAGEERARGAYAASDAFFPFPDGFEILADAGVGAVVQPGGSVRDELVVEAAKKAGVTMYFTGTRHFFH; from the coding sequence ATGTCGTGGGGCGTCTGGCCCGTAACGGCTACCGCATTGAGGGACGAAAGGTTCAGGTCGGTGCACACCGAGAACACGGACACCGTTAAGCCCATCCGGCGCGCGCTCGTCAGCGTCTACGACAAGTCGGGTCTGGAGGAGCTGGCCCTCGGGCTGCACGAGGCGGGCGTCACGCTCGTCTCCACCGGATCCACCGCGGCCAAGATCGCCGCTGCCGGCGTGCCGGTCACCAAGGTGGAAGAGCTCACCGGTTTCCCGGAGTGCCTCGACGGCCGGGTCAAGACGCTGCACCCCCGTGTGCACGCCGGGATCCTCGCCGATCTGCGCCTTGAGGACCACCGCAGGCAGCTCGCCGAGCTGGAGGTGGAGCCCTTCGACCTGGTCGTGGTGAACCTCTACCCCTTCACCGAGACCGTCGCGTCCGGGGCCACGCCCGACGAGTGCGTCGAGCAGATCGACATCGGCGGCCCCTCGATGGTCCGGGCCGCGGCCAAGAACCACCCGTCGGTGGCCGTCGTCACCAGCCCGGAGCGGTACACGGACGTCCTCACCGCCGTCCGCGGCGGCGGCTTCGACCTGACCGCCCGCAAGCGGCTCGCGGCCGAGGCGTTCCGGCACACCGCCGCGTACGACGTGGCGGTCGCCGGCTGGTTCGCCGACGACTACGCGGCGGCCGACGACAGCGGCTTCCCCGAGTTCCTCGGCGCGACGTACCAGCGCGGAAACGTCCTGCGCTACGGCGAGAACCCGCACCAGGGCGCCGCGCTGTACGTCTCCGGTACGGGCGGCCTCGCCCAGGCCGAGCAGCTGCACGGCAAGGAGATGTCGTACAACAACTACACGGACACCGACGCCGCGCGCCGGGCCGCGTACGACCACACCGAGCCCTGCGTGGCGATCATCAAGCACGCCAATCCGTGCGGCATCGCGATCGGCGCCGACCTGGCGGAGGCGCACCGCAAGGCGCACGCCTGTGACCCGGTGTCCGCGTACGGCGGTGTGATCGCGGTCAACCGTCCGGTCACCGTGGCACTCGCCGAGCAGATCGCCCCCATCTTCACCGAGGTCGTCGTCGCCCCGGCGTACGAGGACGGCGCGGTCGACGTGCTGGCGCGCAAGAAGAACATCCGGGTGCTGCGCTGCCCCGACGCCCCGTCGGCCGCGGCCGAGGTCAAGCAGATCGACGGCGGCGCGCTGCTCCAGGTCGCCGACCGGCTCCAGGCGGAGGGCGACGACCCGGCGAACTGGACGCTCGCGTCCGGCGACGCGCTCGACGCGGCCGGGCTCGCCGAGCTGTCGTTCGCCTGGAAGGCGTGCCGCGCGGTGAAGTCCAACGCCATCCTGCTCGCCAAGGACGGCGCGTCCGTCGGCGTCGGGATGGGCCAGGTCAACCGGGTCGACTCCGCGAAGCTCGCCGTCGAGCGCGCGGGCGAGGAGCGGGCGCGGGGAGCGTACGCGGCTTCGGACGCCTTCTTCCCGTTCCCCGACGGCTTCGAGATCCTGGCGGACGCAGGGGTCGGGGCCGTGGTGCAGCCGGGCGGTTCGGTCCGTGACGAGCTGGTCGTGGAGGCCGCCAAGAAGGCGGGCGTGACGATGTACTTCACGGGCACGCGGCACTTCTTCCACTGA